One genomic window of Medicago truncatula cultivar Jemalong A17 chromosome 1, MtrunA17r5.0-ANR, whole genome shotgun sequence includes the following:
- the LOC25483518 gene encoding delta(12)-fatty-acid desaturase FAD2 has translation MGAGGRASNPPSQRKIENDEHLKRVPTTKPPFTLGEVKKAIPPHCFHRSLIRSFSYVIVDLTIASILAYIATNYFPTLPHNLSFLAWPVYWAIQGCILTGVWVIAHECGHHAFSNYQWVDDLVGLVLHSCLLVPYFSWKYSHRRHHSNTGSLERDEVFVPKKKSQIGWYFKYLDNPLGRFLTLTITLTLGWPLYLAFNVSGRPYDRFASHYDPYGPIYSDRERLQIYVSDVGVLAVSYGLYRLVLAQGLNWVICVYGIPLLIVNGFLVLITYLQHTHPALPHYDSTEWDWMRGALATVDRDYGILNKVFHNITDTHVVHHMFSTMPHYHAMEATKGVKPILGEYYHFDGTPIYKAMWREAKECLYVEADEGSEVKGVYWYKNKF, from the coding sequence AGCAGGTGGTAGAGCCTCTAATCCTCCATCACAAAGGAAAATAGAGAATGATGAACATTTGAAGAGGGTTCCAACTACAAAACCACCATTCACTCTTGGTGAAGTCAAGAAAGCAATTCCACCACATTGTTTTCACCGTTCATTGATTAGATCATTTTCCTATGTCATTGTTGACCTTACCATAGCATCAATCCTTGCCTATATAGCCACAAATTACTTTCCTACCCTTCCACATAACCTCTCATTTTTGGCGTGGCCCGTTTATTGGGCCATCCAAGGATGCATTCTAACCGGAGTTTGGGTCATTGCACATGAATGTGGCCATCATGCATTTAGTAATTATCAATGGGTCGACGATTTAGTTGGCCTTGTCCTTCATTCTTGCCTCTTGGTACCTTATTTTTCGTGGAAATATAGTCATCGCCGCCACCACTCTAACACAGGTTCTCTCGAACGCGATGAGGTTTTTGTTCCTaagaaaaaatctcaaattgGTTGGTATTTTAAATACCTTGACAACCCACTTGGAAGATTTCTGACACTCACTATAACACTCACTCTTGGTTGGCCCCTTTACTTAGCCTTCAATGTTTCGGGTCGGCCCTACGATAGGTTCGCCTCACATTACGACCCATATGGGCCCATTTATTCCGATCGTGAAAGACTTCAAATTTATGTTTCAGATGTCGGGGTTCTCGCAGTTTCTTATGGGCTTTACCGTCTTGTTTTGGCCCAAGGTTTGAATTGGGTTATTTGTGTTTATGGAATTCCACTTCTTATTGTGAATggatttttggttttgattacTTACTTGCAACACACTCACCCTGCTTTGCCTCATTATGATTCTACTGAATGGGATTGGATGAGAGGTGCTTTGGCAACTGTGGATAGAGATTATGGAATTCTTAATAAAGTTTTTCATAACATAACTGATACTCATGTGGTTCATCATATGTTTTCAACTATGCCTCATTATCATGCAATGGAAGCTACCAAAGGTGTGAAACCTATTTTGGGTGAATATTATCATTTTGATGGGACTCCTATTTACAAAGCTATGTGGAGAGAGGCTAAGGAGTGTCTTTATGTTGAGGCTGATGAAGGTAGTGAGGTTAAAGGTGTTTATTggtacaaaaataaattttaa